Proteins encoded together in one Ammospiza nelsoni isolate bAmmNel1 chromosome Z, bAmmNel1.pri, whole genome shotgun sequence window:
- the ARID3C gene encoding AT-rich interactive domain-containing protein 3C, with translation MVENPSLAAKPALPAAPPRGPGPAGGLRLAAVMESLQRQQAARLARGPDGAPRRPPREPGPGPGPPPAAPRRRPAPGPRPPLAAAGEEEEDEEDEEEEEEDGEPREPPPPPHHEWTYEEQFKQLYELDEDPKRKEFLDDLFGFMQKRGTPVNRIPIMAKQVLDLYTLYQLVTDKGGLVEVINKKIWREITKGLNLPTSITSAAFTLRTQYMKYLYPYECEKRALSSPGELQAAIDSNRREGRRQTFGTALFNYSPASTPTLLGTPKMPLPALSISTHSCGQLSQVHSVKKEDGMLAASVPGRIAIPVGLASHHLTAAQAAAASQAVVLEQLREKLETGEPPEKKVALTAEEQQRLVQHALQHNLLAMASQFPMNIKISSRDDRQETALNLSTNSISSINMSIEINGVVYTGVLFARRPSATLAPGGGSTQTRPNPMPAPNPLLPASSQSHTPTTTSL, from the exons ATGGTGGAAAACCCCAGCCTGGCGGCCAAACCTGCCCTG CCGGCCGCCCCGCcgcgggggccggggccggcggggggGCTGCGCTTGGCCGCCGTGATGGAGAGCCTGCAGCGGCAGCAGGCGGCCCGCCTGGCCCGCGGCCCCGACGGCGCTCCCCGACGGCCCCCGCGGGAGCCCGGCCCCGGTCCcgggccgccgcccgccgctccccgccgccgcccggcccccGGCCCGCGCCCGCCGCTCGCCGCTgccggggaggaggaggaggacgaggaggacgaagaggaagaggaggaagacgGGGAGCCCCGCGAGCCACCGCCGCCACCGCACCACGAATGGACCTACGAGGAGCAGTTCAAGCAG ctctATGAACTGGATGAGGACCCGAAACgcaaggaattcctggatgACCTCTTTGGCTTCATGCAGAAGAGAG GAACACCAGTGAACCGCATCCCCATCATGGCCAAGCAAGTGCTGGACCTGTACACGCTGTACCAGCTGGTGACAGACAAGGGTGGCCTGGTTGAAGTCATCAACAAGAAGATCTGGCGGGAGATCACCAAGGGCCTCAACCTACCTACCTCCATCACCAGTGCTGCCTTCACCCTCCGCACACA ATACATGAAGTACCTGTATCCCTACGAATGTGAGAAGCGGGCGCTCAGCTCTCCCGGAGAGCTCCAAGCTGCCATCGACAGCAACCGTCGGGAGGGGCGCAGGCAGACTTTTGGCACGGCACTCTTCAACTACTCGCCAGCCAGCACCCCAACCCTGCTGGGCACCCCCAAAATGCCTCTGCCAGCTCTTAGCATCTCCACTCACAGCTGTGGCCAGCTCAGCCAAGTGCACAGCGTTAAGAAAG AGGACGGAATGCTGGCAGCATCAGTGCCGGGGCGCATTGCTATCCCAGTGGGACTGGCCAGCCACCATCTCACAGCAgcccaagcagcagctgcctcacaggcagtggtgctggagcagctgcggGAGAAGCTGGAGACAGGAGAGCCCCCAGAGAAGAAGGTGGCCCtgacagcagaggagcagcagcggcTGGTGCAACACGCGCTCCAGCACAacctcctggccatggcctcCCAGTTCCCCATGAACATCAAGATCTCCAGCCGAG ATGACAGACAGGAGACCGCATTGAACCTGTCCACCAACAGCATTAGCAGTATCAACATGTCAATAGAAATAAATGGAGTTGTCTACACAG GTGTCCTGTTCGCCCGCCGGCCCTCAGCCACCCTGGCACCTGGTGGAGGGAGCACCCAGACCCGTCCAAACCCCATGCCTGCCCCAAaccccctgctcccagcctcctCTCAAAGCCACACTCCCACTACCACCTCGCTGTAA